In Pseudomonas fluorescens NCIMB 11764, a single window of DNA contains:
- a CDS encoding NAD(P)/FAD-dependent oxidoreductase, whose translation MPAWRTISLWMDQLDEPLLARPALEQDLDVDVAIIGAGYTGLWTAYYLKRLAPGLDIAIIEAQTAGFGASGRNGGWLMGNILGEDRLLADLSAEQRRASYDLLHSIPDEVEIVLEREGIDCDFRKGGALYCAARYPEQQASLRHYLDKLYQQGLSESDYRWLSPEQLAQQIRIAKPYGGIYAPHVATLHPAKLVRGLARTVERMGVRIYENSPVTHWQSGSLRTAKATVRSRWIVPAVEGYAATLPPLGRYQLPVQSLIVATEPLSAATWDEIGLSRGQAFGESSRQVTYGQRTADNRLVFGARGGYQFAGKLRHDFDLTTSEVELRRYLFGELFPQLKHVRITHGWGGNLGMSRRFKPHMLCDQASGIAISGGYGGEGVGASNLGGRTLADLILQRDTDLVHQPWVIPQGGLDALKAWEPEPCRWLGYNAIIRSFVHEDQTLANPATAPWRRKLASGVAGFMEGFMQ comes from the coding sequence ATGCCGGCGTGGCGCACTATCAGTTTGTGGATGGACCAGCTCGACGAGCCATTGTTGGCGCGTCCGGCGCTGGAACAGGATCTGGACGTCGACGTCGCCATCATTGGCGCGGGCTACACCGGCCTCTGGACCGCCTACTACCTCAAACGTCTGGCGCCAGGCCTGGACATCGCCATCATTGAAGCGCAGACCGCCGGTTTTGGTGCCTCGGGCCGCAACGGCGGCTGGCTGATGGGCAATATCCTTGGCGAAGACCGCTTGCTGGCCGATCTATCGGCCGAACAGCGCCGCGCCTCTTATGATCTGCTGCACAGCATTCCGGATGAAGTGGAGATTGTCCTCGAACGTGAAGGCATCGACTGCGATTTTCGCAAAGGCGGGGCGCTGTATTGCGCCGCGCGCTATCCGGAACAGCAAGCCAGCCTGCGGCACTATCTCGACAAGCTCTACCAACAAGGCCTGAGCGAAAGTGATTACCGCTGGCTCAGCCCGGAGCAGTTGGCGCAGCAAATCAGAATTGCCAAGCCATATGGCGGCATCTATGCACCGCACGTCGCAACCCTTCACCCGGCAAAACTGGTACGAGGACTGGCTCGGACGGTGGAGCGCATGGGCGTCAGGATTTACGAAAACAGCCCGGTCACCCATTGGCAATCGGGCAGCCTGCGCACGGCAAAAGCGACCGTGCGCAGTCGCTGGATCGTTCCGGCGGTAGAAGGTTACGCGGCTACCTTGCCACCGCTGGGCCGTTACCAGTTGCCGGTGCAAAGCTTGATTGTGGCAACTGAGCCGCTGTCCGCTGCCACCTGGGACGAAATCGGCCTGAGTCGCGGCCAGGCGTTTGGCGAAAGCAGCCGCCAGGTCACTTACGGTCAGCGTACGGCGGATAACCGTCTGGTGTTCGGTGCGAGGGGCGGCTATCAGTTTGCCGGCAAACTGCGTCATGACTTCGACCTGACTACCAGCGAAGTAGAACTGCGCCGTTACCTGTTCGGCGAGCTATTCCCGCAACTCAAGCACGTACGCATCACTCACGGCTGGGGCGGCAACCTGGGCATGTCCCGGCGGTTCAAGCCCCACATGTTGTGCGATCAAGCGAGCGGCATTGCGATTTCTGGCGGTTATGGCGGGGAGGGCGTCGGCGCCAGCAACCTGGGCGGGCGAACCCTGGCCGATCTGATCCTGCAGCGCGATACCGACCTGGTCCATCAGCCGTGGGTCATCCCTCAAGGCGGTCTCGATGCGCTCAAAGCCTGGGAACCGGAACCCTGCCGCTGGCTCGGCTACAACGCGATCATCCGCAGCTTCGTCCATGAAGACCAGACCCTGGCCAACCCGGCTACCGCGCCCTGGCGGCGCAAACTGGCCAGTGGGGTTGCCGGGTTCATGGAAGGTTTCATGCAGTAA
- a CDS encoding LysR family transcriptional regulator, with amino-acid sequence MNRNDLRRVDLNLLIVFETLMHERSVTRAAEKLFLGQPAISAALSRLRGLFDDPLFVRTGRSMEPSARAVEIFALLSPALDSISTAVSRAAEFDPATSTAVFRIGLSDDVEFALLPMLLKRLRAESPGIVLVVRRANYILMPSLLASGEISIGVSYTADLPANAKRKVLRRSLPKLLRADTVPGPLSLDDFCERPHALVSFAGDLSGFIDEELEKLGRKRHVVLAVPQFNGLSTLISGTDIVATVPDYTAEALTAAGGVRAEDPPLPVRSFELHMAWRGSQDNDPGERWLRSRIQMFFGDPDSLS; translated from the coding sequence ATGAATCGTAATGACCTGCGTCGTGTCGACCTGAACCTGTTGATCGTATTCGAAACATTGATGCACGAACGCAGTGTGACCCGCGCTGCGGAGAAATTGTTCCTCGGCCAGCCCGCCATCAGTGCGGCGCTCTCGCGCCTGCGCGGGCTGTTCGATGACCCGTTGTTCGTGCGCACCGGCCGCAGCATGGAACCGTCCGCCCGGGCGGTGGAGATCTTCGCCCTGCTTTCGCCGGCCCTGGACTCGATTTCCACCGCCGTCAGCCGTGCGGCGGAATTCGACCCGGCGACCAGCACTGCGGTGTTCCGCATCGGCCTGTCGGACGATGTCGAATTCGCGTTGCTGCCGATGCTGCTCAAACGCCTGCGCGCCGAATCACCGGGGATTGTGCTGGTGGTGCGTCGTGCCAACTACATTCTGATGCCGAGCCTGCTGGCTTCGGGCGAGATTTCAATCGGCGTCAGCTACACCGCCGACTTGCCGGCCAACGCCAAGCGCAAAGTGCTGCGTCGCAGCCTGCCCAAGCTGTTGCGTGCCGATACGGTGCCGGGGCCGTTGAGCCTGGACGACTTCTGCGAACGCCCCCACGCGCTGGTGTCTTTCGCTGGCGACCTCAGCGGCTTTATCGATGAAGAACTGGAAAAACTCGGACGCAAACGGCATGTCGTGCTCGCGGTGCCCCAGTTCAACGGGTTGAGCACGCTGATCAGCGGCACTGACATTGTCGCCACCGTGCCGGATTACACGGCGGAAGCATTGACGGCAGCCGGCGGTGTGCGGGCGGAAGATCCGCCGTTGCCGGTGCGCAGCTTTGAATTGCACATGGCATGGCGTGGGTCGCAGGACAATGATCCAGGAGAACGCTGGCTGAGGTCGCGGATTCAGATGTTTTTCGGGGATCCGGACAGCCTGTCCTGA
- a CDS encoding UvrD-helicase domain-containing protein: protein MPQHTPDLPPELRPLAEMPLLKRLAARFFGHGLTRLRAQHRASWLHGQADGFRSGHIAGVDYGYKEGKLEGLEEGRQVLLIRDSRSTEHRPPSVDDNLFDDWRLPLSADLKKRMKADVARFLPAHAQPSAAQWKMIFSDTPSTSVIAGAGAGKSTTLVLRILLLTHYLGFELDSMTVVTFTRESRKDFINKLIELFALWGRELSFKQARDLVRTFHSRILPMVRSLPGFERLQAFENLSHRSQNSDEEADSNPFDLRINDAQRQQLNACYHNLHTRDERFRNLITPLSRHALQLKELERDHPDVQKRMAVTELAAKRDEELCDFIEDLWFRAGAWPIKGIEPNRQSFDINGSTFHCHGYIPSLDAWVVLGFDPRENPQVSRPNAKLSVRAEWAVKRTLFQAFCRKPLIWLDSYESSKRVLASLAGDASAGPGFDYKVKGELGSAPLLDCFVAAAGFIENLGLDVPGAVGQMSFAKDDPDRFFFEALSLYWRALEDHLLDQKPPVMTYNRMFALFSEHSPENQKLLSDELLRPLSHLMIDEFQDVSPQIVSWIRASLAEIRSRGPAMHVGRGAQHSSLLCVGDDWQSIYGWRGSSPTYFMEFNKEFPSPSTTKVMLSDNYRSHQHIIDAAEHIVRAAPAIAGKKARASGEARSLLPVNVLDRDDKGMAMRLMEHYRKGDSILMLYRKSSDKSLIEEHIQSVVNVDSSLPYESRRLKQLTYHSAKGLQADAVFLLGDCQHLTSSPYKNQVYRMAGLGKAGDREAYDNAQKDEILRLAYVGITRAVSHCYWYVDGQDTPAANMPKASDKIGKGKPFFADHRAGKAV, encoded by the coding sequence GTGCCGCAACACACCCCCGATCTTCCTCCTGAACTTCGTCCCTTGGCCGAGATGCCGCTGCTCAAGCGTCTTGCGGCCCGGTTCTTCGGCCATGGCCTGACCCGGCTGCGCGCGCAACACCGCGCGTCATGGTTGCATGGCCAGGCGGATGGCTTCCGCAGTGGCCACATCGCGGGGGTGGATTATGGCTATAAGGAAGGCAAGCTCGAAGGGTTGGAGGAAGGTCGACAGGTGTTGCTGATCCGAGATTCGCGCTCGACCGAACACCGCCCACCCAGCGTCGACGACAACCTGTTCGATGATTGGCGCCTACCGCTGAGTGCTGACTTGAAAAAGCGCATGAAGGCTGACGTCGCCCGGTTTCTGCCAGCCCATGCCCAGCCCAGCGCTGCACAGTGGAAGATGATTTTCAGCGACACGCCATCAACATCGGTGATCGCCGGCGCGGGGGCGGGCAAGTCCACCACGCTGGTGCTGCGTATCTTGCTGCTGACTCACTACCTGGGTTTCGAACTCGACTCGATGACCGTGGTGACGTTTACGCGTGAGTCGCGCAAGGACTTCATCAATAAGCTGATCGAGCTGTTTGCGCTCTGGGGCCGGGAACTGAGCTTCAAACAAGCACGGGATCTGGTGCGGACCTTCCATTCGCGAATCCTGCCGATGGTGCGCAGTCTGCCGGGCTTCGAACGGCTACAAGCCTTCGAAAACCTCAGCCACCGCTCTCAAAATAGCGATGAGGAGGCCGACAGCAATCCGTTCGACCTTCGCATCAATGACGCCCAGCGTCAGCAGCTCAACGCCTGTTATCACAACCTGCACACCCGCGATGAACGTTTTCGCAATCTGATCACGCCGTTATCCCGCCATGCCTTGCAGCTCAAGGAATTGGAGCGCGATCACCCGGACGTGCAAAAGCGCATGGCCGTGACCGAACTGGCCGCGAAGCGTGATGAAGAGTTGTGCGATTTCATCGAGGACTTGTGGTTCCGCGCCGGTGCCTGGCCGATCAAGGGCATCGAGCCCAATCGTCAGTCGTTCGATATCAACGGCTCGACGTTTCACTGCCATGGCTACATTCCAAGCCTGGACGCCTGGGTGGTGCTGGGGTTCGATCCGCGGGAAAACCCACAGGTCAGCCGCCCGAATGCCAAGCTCAGCGTTCGTGCAGAGTGGGCTGTAAAGCGAACACTGTTTCAAGCTTTCTGTCGTAAGCCTTTGATATGGCTGGATAGTTACGAATCTTCAAAACGTGTTTTAGCCTCGCTCGCAGGGGATGCCAGCGCCGGGCCGGGGTTCGATTACAAGGTCAAGGGCGAACTCGGTTCCGCGCCGTTGCTCGACTGTTTTGTCGCAGCGGCTGGATTTATCGAGAACCTGGGCCTGGATGTTCCGGGCGCGGTTGGCCAGATGAGTTTCGCCAAGGACGACCCGGACCGTTTTTTCTTCGAAGCCTTGAGTCTTTACTGGCGTGCGCTGGAAGATCATCTGCTGGATCAAAAACCACCGGTGATGACCTACAACCGCATGTTTGCCTTGTTCAGCGAGCACTCCCCGGAAAATCAGAAGCTGCTGAGTGACGAATTGCTGCGACCGCTGTCGCACCTGATGATCGACGAATTTCAGGATGTATCGCCGCAGATCGTTTCCTGGATTCGTGCCAGTCTGGCGGAAATTCGCAGTCGTGGCCCGGCCATGCACGTCGGTCGCGGCGCCCAGCATTCGTCGCTGCTCTGCGTGGGTGATGACTGGCAGTCCATTTATGGATGGCGCGGCAGTTCACCCACGTACTTTATGGAGTTCAACAAGGAATTCCCGTCGCCGAGCACCACCAAGGTCATGCTCAGTGACAATTATCGTAGCCATCAGCACATCATCGATGCCGCCGAACATATCGTGCGCGCCGCGCCCGCCATTGCCGGGAAAAAGGCCAGGGCCAGTGGCGAGGCCAGGTCGTTGCTTCCAGTGAATGTGCTGGATCGCGACGATAAGGGCATGGCCATGCGGCTGATGGAGCACTACAGAAAGGGTGACTCAATCTTGATGCTTTATCGAAAAAGTAGCGATAAGTCATTGATAGAAGAGCATATTCAGTCTGTAGTTAATGTAGATTCTAGCTTGCCGTACGAGTCGCGTCGATTGAAGCAATTGACCTATCACAGCGCCAAGGGCCTTCAGGCCGATGCGGTGTTTCTGCTGGGAGATTGTCAGCACCTGACCAGTTCGCCTTACAAGAATCAGGTCTACCGCATGGCAGGTCTGGGCAAGGCTGGCGACAGAGAAGCTTACGATAACGCACAAAAAGACGAGATTCTGCGACTGGCCTATGTCGGCATCACGCGTGCGGTGAGCCATTGCTACTGGTACGTCGATGGTCAGGACACTCCGGCGGCGAACATGCCGAAGGCTTCCGATAAGATCGGCAAGGGCAAACCATTCTTTGCCGATCACCGCGCGGGCAAGGCTGTTTAA
- a CDS encoding DUF1652 domain-containing protein, with protein MNKGFSKVTFPNACQLMRWHFHPMGFEASMDAPGSMIARLFDRASGETMIAIAGIPCATVMNAADVERIIEAVEDELESFIPPAALRSYA; from the coding sequence ATGAATAAAGGGTTCAGTAAAGTCACCTTTCCAAACGCCTGCCAGCTGATGCGCTGGCATTTTCATCCCATGGGTTTTGAGGCGAGCATGGATGCACCGGGCAGCATGATCGCCCGTCTGTTTGACCGCGCCAGTGGCGAGACCATGATCGCCATCGCTGGTATACCCTGCGCAACAGTCATGAATGCCGCGGATGTGGAACGCATAATCGAAGCGGTGGAGGATGAACTTGAGTCTTTCATTCCACCTGCGGCCCTCAGGAGTTATGCCTGA
- the pgm gene encoding phosphoglucomutase (alpha-D-glucose-1,6-bisphosphate-dependent) — protein MTLSPFAGKPAPAESLVDIPRLVTAYYTGQPDAAISTQRVAFGTSGHRGSSFDLSFNEWHVLAISQAICLYREAQGIDGPLFVGIDTHALSTPAGASALEVLAANGVTVMIAEGDEYTPTPAISHAILCYNRGRTSGLADGIVITPSHNPPQSGGYKYNPTNGGPADTHITKWIEAKANELLGNKLAGVKRISYEQALKASTTHRHDYLNTYVADLINVIDFDAIRGAKLHLGVDPLGGAGVRYWSAIAEHYKLDLDVVNKQVDPTFRFMTVDWDGQIRMDPSSSHAMQGLIGLKERFDVAFACDPDHDRHGIVTPSGGLLAPNSYLAVSIDYLFQNRPQWRADAAVGKTVVSSGLIDRVAKRLGRRLYEVPVGFKWFADGLFDGSLGFGGEESAGASFLRKDGGVWSTDKDGLIPALLAAEMTARTGRDPSQAYRALTDELGEPFSVRVDAKANPEQKALLSKLSPEQVTSTQLAGEAIQSILSHAPGNDQAIGGLKVMTENGWFAARPSGTEDIYKIYAESFVSDEHLKQLVAEAQTLVDGAISAK, from the coding sequence ATGACACTCAGTCCTTTTGCGGGCAAACCGGCACCGGCAGAATCGTTGGTCGACATCCCGCGACTGGTCACGGCCTATTACACTGGCCAGCCCGATGCCGCCATCTCCACCCAACGCGTCGCCTTCGGCACGTCCGGGCACCGGGGCAGCTCGTTTGACCTGAGTTTCAATGAATGGCACGTCCTGGCAATCAGTCAGGCGATCTGCCTGTACCGCGAAGCCCAGGGCATCGACGGGCCACTGTTCGTCGGCATCGATACCCACGCGCTGTCCACCCCGGCCGGCGCCAGCGCCCTCGAAGTATTGGCGGCCAATGGCGTGACCGTGATGATTGCCGAGGGTGACGAATACACCCCGACACCGGCGATTTCCCACGCGATCCTCTGCTACAACCGCGGCCGCACCTCGGGGCTCGCGGACGGCATCGTCATCACGCCGTCCCATAACCCGCCGCAAAGCGGTGGCTACAAATACAACCCTACCAACGGTGGCCCGGCCGACACCCACATCACCAAATGGATCGAAGCCAAGGCCAACGAGCTGCTGGGCAACAAGCTCGCCGGTGTCAAACGCATCAGCTACGAACAGGCGCTGAAGGCCAGCACCACCCATCGTCATGATTACCTCAACACCTATGTGGCCGACCTGATCAACGTGATCGACTTCGATGCCATTCGCGGTGCCAAGCTGCATCTGGGCGTTGATCCGCTGGGCGGAGCAGGGGTTCGCTACTGGTCGGCGATTGCCGAACATTACAAGCTGGACCTGGACGTGGTGAACAAGCAGGTCGATCCGACATTCCGTTTCATGACGGTCGACTGGGATGGCCAGATCCGCATGGACCCGTCATCCAGCCACGCGATGCAAGGCCTGATCGGCTTGAAAGAACGCTTCGACGTGGCGTTCGCCTGCGATCCGGATCACGACCGCCACGGCATCGTGACCCCGTCGGGTGGTTTGCTGGCGCCGAACAGTTACCTGGCGGTATCGATCGACTACCTGTTCCAGAACCGTCCGCAATGGCGCGCTGATGCGGCCGTGGGCAAAACCGTGGTCAGCAGCGGTCTGATCGATCGCGTGGCCAAGCGTCTGGGCCGTCGCCTGTACGAAGTACCGGTCGGTTTCAAATGGTTTGCGGACGGGCTGTTCGACGGCTCGCTGGGGTTTGGCGGAGAGGAAAGTGCCGGCGCGTCGTTCCTGCGCAAGGACGGCGGTGTCTGGAGTACAGACAAGGACGGTTTGATCCCGGCGCTGTTGGCGGCAGAAATGACCGCTCGTACCGGTCGTGACCCAAGCCAGGCTTATCGCGCGTTGACTGACGAACTGGGCGAACCGTTCTCGGTGCGAGTCGACGCCAAGGCCAATCCGGAGCAGAAAGCCCTGCTGAGCAAGTTGTCGCCGGAACAGGTCACCTCGACCCAGTTGGCGGGCGAAGCGATCCAGAGCATCCTCAGTCATGCGCCGGGCAACGACCAGGCCATCGGCGGTCTGAAAGTCATGACCGAAAACGGGTGGTTCGCGGCGCGTCCATCGGGTACGGAGGACATCTACAAGATCTACGCCGAAAGTTTCGTCAGTGACGAACACCTGAAGCAGTTGGTGGCTGAAGCGCAAACATTGGTGGATGGCGCTATTTCCGCGAAGTGA
- a CDS encoding pirin family protein: MLELRPFNSLGGAHHGWLDAHHHFSFAEYHDPKRMNWGNLRVWNDDVIASGTGFPKHPHRDMEIITYVREGAITHEDNLGNKGRTEAGDVQVMSAGTGIAHSEYNLEATETRIFQIWIIPNETGLAPSWGAKPFPKGQREGFVTLASGKSGDDQSLRIRADARLVAANLKAGESAEYRLDSGRRAYLVPATGVIEVNGLRAQARDGVAVADEQVLRVTAIEDSEIVLVDLA; encoded by the coding sequence ATGCTCGAACTCAGACCTTTCAACTCCCTGGGCGGCGCCCACCACGGCTGGCTGGATGCTCATCATCACTTTTCGTTCGCCGAGTACCACGACCCAAAACGTATGAACTGGGGCAACCTGCGAGTGTGGAACGATGACGTGATCGCCTCCGGCACCGGCTTCCCGAAACACCCCCACCGGGACATGGAAATCATCACTTACGTTCGTGAAGGCGCGATTACCCACGAAGACAACCTCGGCAACAAAGGCCGCACCGAAGCGGGCGACGTTCAGGTCATGAGTGCCGGCACCGGGATCGCACACAGCGAGTACAACCTGGAAGCCACCGAAACCAGAATCTTCCAGATCTGGATCATCCCGAACGAAACCGGCCTGGCACCGTCTTGGGGCGCCAAGCCGTTCCCGAAAGGCCAGCGCGAAGGTTTCGTGACGCTGGCCAGCGGCAAGAGCGGCGACGACCAAAGCCTGCGGATTCGTGCGGATGCGCGGCTGGTGGCCGCGAACCTGAAGGCTGGCGAGTCTGCCGAGTATCGGCTGGACAGCGGCCGTCGTGCTTACCTCGTGCCAGCCACGGGAGTGATTGAAGTCAATGGGTTGCGCGCACAAGCTCGAGACGGTGTTGCAGTGGCCGATGAGCAGGTGTTGCGGGTAACGGCCATTGAGGACAGTGAGATTGTGTTGGTGGACCTGGCTTGA
- a CDS encoding zinc-dependent alcohol dehydrogenase family protein, which translates to MSRTIRFHKFGPAEVLKCEEHAAALPAPGEVQVRVEAIGISWYDILWRQNLASSHARLPSGLGHEMSGVVTAVGEGVDDLAVGDKVASFPAESPNDYPVYGEQIVLPRSALTRYPDVLNPIEAAVHYTPLLIAYFAYVDLARVKPGQFALVTDASHCAGPSFVQLGKALGVRVIAATKTAEEREYLLSLGAEKVIVTEEEDLLMRINKITDNRGVDVVFDGLGGPQMSLLGDVLAPRGSLVLYGLQGGNQTPFPACAAFQKNIQFFVHCIGNFTGKPELGIIQDQAALQRALRDINQMTADRVLLPLKTRVFPFSEFVEAHRYMDECPCRERVALQVEPA; encoded by the coding sequence ATGTCCCGCACGATCCGTTTTCACAAGTTTGGTCCAGCCGAGGTGCTCAAATGCGAAGAGCATGCGGCCGCTCTCCCTGCGCCGGGCGAAGTGCAGGTGCGCGTCGAGGCGATTGGCATCAGCTGGTACGACATTCTCTGGCGCCAGAACCTGGCCTCGTCCCACGCTCGTTTGCCTTCAGGCCTCGGCCATGAAATGTCCGGCGTCGTGACGGCGGTCGGCGAGGGCGTCGATGACCTGGCGGTCGGTGACAAGGTCGCCAGTTTCCCGGCTGAAAGCCCGAACGACTACCCGGTCTATGGCGAGCAGATCGTTTTGCCACGCTCGGCGCTGACCCGCTATCCGGACGTGCTCAACCCGATCGAAGCGGCGGTGCATTACACGCCTCTGTTGATTGCCTACTTCGCTTATGTCGATCTGGCACGGGTCAAGCCAGGGCAGTTCGCCCTGGTCACCGACGCCAGTCACTGTGCCGGACCTTCTTTCGTCCAATTGGGTAAAGCCCTGGGCGTACGGGTGATTGCCGCCACGAAGACGGCCGAAGAGCGTGAATACTTGCTGTCGCTGGGTGCCGAGAAGGTCATCGTCACCGAGGAAGAAGATCTGCTCATGCGGATCAACAAGATTACCGATAACCGCGGTGTCGATGTGGTGTTCGATGGTTTGGGTGGCCCTCAGATGTCTCTGCTCGGCGATGTGCTCGCACCTCGCGGCAGCCTGGTGTTGTACGGCCTGCAAGGGGGCAACCAGACGCCATTCCCGGCCTGCGCAGCGTTCCAGAAGAACATTCAGTTCTTTGTGCACTGCATCGGCAACTTCACCGGCAAGCCGGAACTGGGCATCATTCAGGATCAGGCCGCACTGCAACGTGCCTTGCGCGACATCAACCAGATGACCGCCGATCGCGTTCTACTGCCACTCAAGACCCGGGTCTTCCCGTTTTCCGAGTTTGTCGAAGCACACCGCTACATGGACGAATGCCCATGCCGCGAACGGGTCGCCCTGCAAGTCGAACCTGCGTAA
- a CDS encoding PLP-dependent aminotransferase family protein: MKAPRETDFAYQAVYRYLTHLINEPVSDTNVRLPSLRQLANRLGVSISTIQYAYSLLEKEGRVYSVAKSGYYALPVSSINMPGSGNDLLETVYVSARRPGMLVFSADEPALLQPLDSPLLLLERELLRQYPRLPQPPSQPCGELELRTALAARYTTSPVRCWHADDVYVGADLRGVLEILIAVLGLKDAAVVVESPCDWTILRLLQAADVQVIEWPVQANGSLDVERLKELLETRPVQLVMLSSGLSAPRGSLPPDDNRLAIAQLLEQHGSWVLENDCYGDLEFEPGGLRFRDLLDPGRLIVFSTFEKIIGSEAPYGYLLSRHFSEQLQRHFLLRSFRLSPIRQKAIARLYGNGRIDQHLQVLRRLLKDRKVHMTQLLQERLGDALHVVDPQGGATIWARSLRQVDMRRVFQRLLKHHVVIAPGELFSLQGLHTQHLRLSHAFGGDHDIGAALSLLGDALRLESVD, translated from the coding sequence TTGAAAGCACCTCGCGAGACTGACTTTGCCTATCAGGCGGTGTACCGATACTTGACCCACCTGATCAACGAGCCGGTCAGCGACACGAATGTTCGCTTGCCGTCGTTACGCCAGTTGGCGAATCGACTGGGCGTGTCGATCTCGACTATCCAGTACGCTTATTCGCTGCTGGAAAAAGAAGGGCGTGTCTATTCGGTGGCCAAGTCCGGCTACTACGCGTTGCCGGTGTCCTCGATCAATATGCCGGGCAGTGGCAACGACCTCCTCGAAACCGTCTATGTCAGCGCCAGACGCCCGGGTATGCTGGTCTTCAGTGCCGATGAGCCGGCGCTGCTGCAGCCTCTCGACAGTCCGTTGTTGCTGCTGGAACGCGAACTGCTGCGCCAATACCCGCGTCTGCCACAACCACCTTCACAACCTTGCGGCGAGCTCGAACTGCGCACCGCTCTTGCGGCGCGTTACACCACGTCGCCAGTGCGTTGCTGGCATGCCGATGACGTTTATGTTGGCGCAGACTTGCGCGGAGTCCTGGAAATATTGATCGCTGTGCTGGGTCTCAAGGACGCCGCGGTGGTCGTCGAGTCGCCGTGTGACTGGACGATCCTGCGCTTGCTTCAGGCCGCGGATGTTCAAGTGATCGAATGGCCAGTGCAAGCCAATGGCAGCCTGGACGTCGAGCGACTCAAGGAACTGCTGGAAACCCGGCCGGTGCAGCTGGTGATGCTGTCGTCGGGGTTGAGTGCGCCGCGGGGCAGTCTGCCGCCCGACGACAATCGACTGGCCATTGCGCAGTTGCTGGAACAGCATGGCAGTTGGGTGCTGGAAAACGACTGTTACGGCGACCTCGAATTCGAGCCAGGCGGCTTGCGATTCCGCGACCTGCTCGACCCCGGCCGGCTGATCGTGTTCTCCACGTTCGAGAAAATCATCGGTTCGGAAGCGCCGTACGGCTATCTGCTGTCGCGACATTTCAGCGAGCAATTGCAGCGGCACTTCCTGCTGCGCTCATTTCGCCTGTCGCCGATTCGCCAGAAAGCCATTGCCCGTTTGTACGGCAATGGCCGGATCGATCAGCACCTTCAGGTGCTGCGCAGGTTGCTCAAGGATCGCAAGGTGCACATGACGCAGCTATTGCAGGAGCGTCTGGGCGACGCCCTGCATGTCGTCGATCCTCAGGGCGGGGCGACGATCTGGGCACGCTCACTGCGTCAGGTCGATATGCGTCGCGTGTTCCAGCGCTTGCTCAAGCATCATGTGGTGATTGCGCCGGGCGAACTCTTCAGTCTGCAGGGGCTGCATACGCAGCATTTGCGCTTGAGTCATGCGTTCGGCGGAGATCATGACATCGGTGCTGCATTGAGCCTGCTGGGAGATGCCTTGCGACTGGAGTCGGTGGACTGA
- a CDS encoding AraC family transcriptional regulator: MPADDDGPLQTQATSETVMRYHLRWKHRDLDGVMALYHPDVQYNDFFQNRVMGLDELREYVRSSMPRDPDEALEHSDRIRLDGNTAFIQYRITLRGGEGLVSFRASEAITVRDGLIWRVNEYASLMHERPVSKTANNQRPAASRLGLSPRQLSFMAQDLQQYFQRQQPYLDPELDLQRVAKECGYSRNQISYLLNQVLGQSFYRYVNQARLQHLLATLDTATPPLRIDELAFAAGFNSLSAFYSCFRQHTGLSPKAYAKQISLRARAQDSL; this comes from the coding sequence ATGCCCGCCGATGATGATGGTCCGCTGCAAACCCAGGCCACGAGCGAGACGGTCATGCGCTATCACTTGCGCTGGAAACACCGGGACCTGGACGGGGTCATGGCGCTTTATCACCCGGATGTTCAGTACAACGACTTTTTCCAGAACCGTGTGATGGGTCTCGACGAGTTGCGCGAGTATGTGCGCAGCAGCATGCCACGCGATCCCGATGAAGCGCTGGAGCACTCGGACCGCATTCGACTGGACGGCAACACGGCATTCATTCAGTACCGCATTACCCTGCGCGGTGGCGAAGGGTTGGTGTCCTTTCGTGCCAGTGAGGCGATTACCGTGCGCGACGGGCTGATCTGGCGGGTCAATGAGTACGCCTCGCTGATGCATGAGCGCCCCGTCAGCAAAACCGCCAACAATCAGCGTCCGGCCGCCAGTCGGCTCGGGTTGTCGCCGCGTCAGCTGAGTTTCATGGCGCAAGACCTGCAACAGTATTTCCAGCGTCAGCAGCCCTATCTGGACCCCGAGCTCGACCTGCAACGGGTGGCGAAGGAGTGCGGCTACAGTCGCAATCAGATTTCCTATCTGCTGAATCAGGTGCTGGGCCAGAGTTTCTATCGCTACGTTAACCAGGCCCGGTTACAGCATCTGCTCGCCACACTGGACACCGCCACGCCGCCGCTGCGGATCGATGAACTGGCGTTTGCCGCCGGCTTCAATTCGCTGTCGGCGTTCTATAGCTGTTTCCGTCAGCACACCGGCCTGTCGCCGAAGGCCTACGCTAAACAAATTTCTTTGCGTGCACGCGCGCAAGACAGCCTCTGA